A window of Strix aluco isolate bStrAlu1 chromosome 2, bStrAlu1.hap1, whole genome shotgun sequence contains these coding sequences:
- the PIANP gene encoding PILR alpha-associated neural protein produces the protein MEPSACRMPPLLSCVHSLQLWHLLLLVSAIPPPGVWSLRSRGPAAARPLCTRRSPSAPRPICIWDRTSLPERDSRFALPRQRALAPRGGELRHVVRLRRQAAGARPATPSGFEDGMPSSQYPWAIVWGPTVSDEDGGDTNSANPGFPPLGYTFVSPHGMATAQPNSHSLLHNAGLNLRETPATLRPFLFGPRGEGVDPQLYVTITISIIIVLVATGIIFKFCWDRNQKRRRHSGQQSGGRQQESQQPLTDLSPTTVSILGPYGDSLTPTPEVEESRQGQEGVEKLGGHGKSTAFQLNRIPLVNL, from the exons ATGGAGCCCAGTGCCTG CAGGATGCCTCCACTCCTCTCCTGCGTCCACTCCCTGCAGCTGTGGCATCTCCTCCTCCTGGTCTCAGCCATCCCTCCTCCTGGAGTCTGGTCTCTTCGCTCTCGGGGCCCAGCAGCTGCTCGGCCTCTTTGCACCCGTCGGAGCCCCTCGGCCCCGCGGCCCATTTGCATCTGGGACAGGACCTCGCTGCCGGAGAGGGATTCTCGCTTCGCCCTGCCACGCCAGCGGGCCCTGGCACCTCGAGGGGGAGAGCTGCGGCATGTCGTGCGGCTGAGGCGCCAGGCAGCGGGGGCCCGCCCTGCCACCCCCTCCGGGTTTGAGGACGGCATGCCCTCctcccagtacccctgggccatCGTGTGGGGCCCCACGGTGTCCGATGAGGATGGAGGGGACACCAACTCAGCCAACCCAGGCTTCCCACCGCTGGGATACACCTTTGTCTCGCCACACGGGATGGCAACGGCACAGCCCAATTCCCACTCGCTCCTGCACAACGCAGGGCTCAACCTGCGTGAGACCCCAGCCACCCTGCGGCCCTTCTTGTTTGGGCCCCGGGGGGAAG GTGTGGACCCCCAGCTGTATGTCACCATCACCATCTCCATCATCATTGTCCTGGTTGCCACTGGGATCATATTCAAATTCTG CTGGGACCGTAATCAGAAACGTCGGCGTCACTCGGGGCAGCAGAGcggtgggaggcagcaggagagccaGCAGCCCCTCACGGACCTCTCCCCCACCACCGTCAGCATCCTGGGGCCCTACGGCGACTCCCTGACCCCCACACCCGAGGTGGAGGAGTCCAGGCAGGGCCAGGAGGGTGTGGAGAAACTGGGGGGCCACGGGAAGAGCACGGCCTTTCAGCTCAACCG aatcCCACTGGTGAACCTGTGA